In Fusobacterium massiliense, a single window of DNA contains:
- a CDS encoding GNAT family N-acetyltransferase, with protein sequence MELVHITNPDFETMSKIIKIEKEAFEGSGNVDLWIIKALIRYGFVFVVKKDDEIVSIAEYMQVFNKKSLFLYGISTLKKYRNQGFASFLLDETEKILKSLGFEEIELTVDPQNIIAINLYKHHGYTMEKFLEDEYGKNVHRYMMKKVINHLTQIKK encoded by the coding sequence ATGGAATTGGTTCATATAACAAATCCTGATTTTGAAACGATGTCTAAAATTATAAAAATTGAAAAAGAGGCTTTTGAAGGTTCAGGAAATGTTGACCTATGGATTATAAAAGCTCTTATTAGATACGGTTTTGTTTTTGTTGTAAAAAAAGATGATGAAATTGTATCTATTGCTGAATACATGCAAGTTTTCAATAAAAAATCTCTATTTCTTTATGGTATTTCTACCTTGAAAAAATATAGAAATCAAGGCTTTGCAAGTTTTCTACTTGATGAAACTGAAAAAATTTTAAAAAGCCTAGGTTTCGAAGAAATAGAATTAACTGTTGACCCTCAAAATATAATAGCTATTAACTTATATAAACATCATGGGTATACTATGGAAAAATTTTTAGAAGATGAATATGGAAAAAATGTACATAGATATATGATGAAAAAAGTTATAAATCACTTGACACAAATAAAAAAATAA
- a CDS encoding Fur family transcriptional regulator produces MELHLHKSEIGHYLKKHDIKPSYQRMKIFQYFLDNHNHPTVDTIYKALCSEIPTLSKTTVYNTLNLFIEKKLVYVLVIEENETRYDLLTDTHGHFKCECCGALFDVELNIDYNAIKELTGCEIDEKHFYFKGICKSCREKNN; encoded by the coding sequence ATGGAATTACACTTACATAAGTCTGAAATAGGTCATTATTTAAAAAAACATGATATAAAACCATCTTATCAAAGAATGAAAATATTTCAATATTTTTTAGATAATCATAACCACCCAACTGTAGATACGATATATAAGGCTCTTTGTTCAGAGATACCCACTTTATCAAAAACAACCGTTTATAACACTTTAAATTTATTTATTGAAAAAAAATTGGTATATGTTTTAGTTATTGAAGAAAATGAAACAAGATATGATTTATTAACTGATACTCACGGTCACTTCAAATGTGAATGTTGTGGGGCATTATTTGATGTTGAGCTAAATATTGACTATAATGCTATAAAAGAATTAACAGGTTGTGAAATAGATGAAAAACATTTTTATTTCAAAGGAATATGTAAAAGTTGTAGAGAAAAAAATAATTAA
- a CDS encoding tryptophanase — MKDYLLNVPVPRSFSYVKRNIPEVTVEQRERALKSTHYNEFAFPAGMLTVDMLSDSGTTAMTDQQWSAMILGDESYGRNKGYYVLLDAMRDCFERGDNQKKIINLVRTDCQDIEKMMNEMYLCEYEGTLFNGGAAQMERPNTFLMPQGRAAESILFEIVRKILATRNPGKVFTIPSNGHFDTTEGNIKQMGSVPRNLYNKELLYEVPEGGKYEKNPFKGDMDINKLQQLIDTVGIENIPMIYTTITNNTICGQAVSMKSIRETSKIAHKYEIPFMLDAARWAENCYFIKMNEDGYRDKSIPEIAKEMFSYCDGFTASLKKDGHANMGGVLAFRDKGYFWKKFSDFNEDGSIKTDVGILLKVKQISSYGNDSYGSLSGRDIMALAAGLYECCNVNYLQERIDQCNYLAEGFYKAGVKGVVLPAGGHGVYINMTEFFDNKRDHEKFAGQGFSLELIRRYGIRVAELGDFSMEYDLKTPEQQAEVANVVRFAINRSMYSKEHLDYVIAAVKALYEDRENIPNMRIVSGHTLPMRHFHAFLEPYPEK, encoded by the coding sequence ATGAAAGATTATTTATTAAATGTTCCAGTACCACGCTCTTTTTCTTATGTTAAACGTAACATTCCTGAAGTAACTGTTGAACAACGTGAAAGAGCTTTAAAATCAACACACTACAACGAATTTGCTTTCCCAGCAGGTATGCTAACTGTTGACATGTTATCTGATTCAGGAACTACTGCTATGACAGACCAACAATGGTCAGCTATGATCTTAGGTGATGAATCTTATGGAAGAAACAAAGGTTATTATGTTTTGTTAGATGCTATGAGAGATTGCTTTGAAAGAGGAGATAATCAAAAAAAGATTATTAACTTAGTTAGAACTGATTGCCAAGATATAGAAAAAATGATGAATGAAATGTATTTATGTGAGTATGAAGGAACACTATTCAATGGTGGTGCTGCTCAAATGGAAAGACCTAATACATTTTTAATGCCTCAAGGTCGTGCTGCTGAATCTATCCTTTTTGAAATAGTACGTAAAATACTTGCTACTCGTAATCCTGGAAAAGTCTTTACTATTCCTTCTAATGGTCACTTTGATACTACTGAAGGTAATATAAAACAAATGGGCTCTGTTCCTCGTAATTTATATAATAAAGAACTATTATATGAAGTACCTGAAGGAGGAAAATATGAAAAAAATCCTTTCAAAGGAGATATGGATATTAATAAACTACAACAACTAATAGATACTGTTGGTATAGAAAATATTCCTATGATCTATACAACAATAACAAATAATACAATTTGTGGACAAGCTGTTTCTATGAAAAGTATTAGAGAAACATCAAAAATTGCTCATAAATATGAAATCCCATTTATGCTAGATGCTGCAAGATGGGCTGAAAACTGTTATTTTATAAAAATGAATGAAGATGGATATAGAGATAAATCTATCCCAGAAATAGCAAAAGAAATGTTTTCTTACTGTGATGGTTTTACTGCTTCACTTAAAAAAGATGGCCATGCTAATATGGGAGGAGTTTTAGCTTTCCGTGATAAGGGTTATTTTTGGAAAAAATTCTCTGATTTCAATGAAGATGGAAGTATTAAAACTGATGTAGGAATACTTTTAAAAGTAAAACAAATATCATCTTATGGTAACGACTCTTATGGAAGTTTATCTGGTCGTGATATTATGGCTCTTGCTGCTGGACTATATGAATGTTGTAATGTTAATTATTTACAAGAAAGAATTGATCAATGCAATTATTTAGCAGAAGGATTCTACAAAGCAGGAGTAAAAGGTGTCGTTCTTCCTGCTGGTGGACATGGAGTTTACATTAATATGACTGAATTTTTTGACAATAAAAGAGATCATGAAAAATTTGCTGGTCAAGGTTTCAGTCTTGAACTTATAAGAAGATATGGAATACGTGTTGCTGAATTAGGAGATTTTTCTATGGAATATGACTTAAAAACTCCAGAACAACAAGCTGAAGTTGCTAATGTTGTAAGATTTGCAATAAATAGAAGTATGTATTCAAAAGAACACCTTGACTATGTTATTGCTGCAGTAAAAGCTCTTTACGAAGATAGAGAAAATATTCCTAATATGAGGATAGTTTCAGGTCACACTCTTCCAATGAGACATTTTCATGCTTTCTTAGAGCCTTATCCTGAAAAATAA
- a CDS encoding sodium-dependent transporter, translating into MGSIEKRDGFATKWGFILACIGSAVGMGNIWRFPVLVSEWGGMTFLIPYFIFVIFIGSTGVIEEFALGRAAAAGPVGAFGMCTAMKGNRKLGERIGIIPIVGSLALAIGYSCVMGWVFKYAWMSIDGSMFAMQSNMDLIGSTFGKTASAWGANFWIVISLIVSFGIMSLGVAGGIEKSNKIMMPVLFILFLLLGVYILFQPGSSNGYKYIFTVNFSGLLDPKIWIYAFGQAFFSLSVAGNGSVIYGSYLSKSEDIPNSAKNVAFFDTLAALLAALVIIPAMAVGGAELSSGGPGLMFIYLINIMNNMAGGRIIEIIFYLCVLFAGVSSIINLYEAPVAYLQERFKAKRITATAIIHIIGCIVAICIQGIVSEWMDVVSIYICPLGALLAAVMFFWVAGKDFAEENVNMGSNKKIGAWFFLSGKYVYCFLAIVALVAGALLGGIG; encoded by the coding sequence ATGGGTAGTATTGAGAAAAGAGACGGCTTTGCTACTAAATGGGGTTTCATCTTAGCTTGTATTGGTTCTGCTGTAGGAATGGGAAATATTTGGAGATTTCCCGTTCTAGTTTCAGAATGGGGCGGAATGACTTTTTTAATTCCTTATTTTATTTTTGTAATTTTTATAGGTTCAACTGGAGTTATAGAAGAATTTGCCTTAGGTCGTGCAGCCGCTGCTGGCCCTGTTGGAGCATTTGGTATGTGTACCGCAATGAAAGGAAATAGAAAATTAGGTGAAAGAATAGGAATTATACCAATAGTAGGTTCTTTAGCACTCGCAATAGGTTATTCCTGTGTTATGGGCTGGGTTTTTAAGTATGCTTGGATGTCTATTGACGGTTCTATGTTTGCAATGCAAAGCAATATGGATCTTATAGGTTCAACTTTTGGAAAAACCGCTTCTGCTTGGGGTGCTAATTTTTGGATAGTTATATCACTTATAGTAAGTTTTGGAATTATGTCTTTAGGTGTTGCAGGTGGAATAGAAAAATCTAATAAAATTATGATGCCTGTATTATTTATTTTATTCCTATTACTTGGTGTCTATATATTATTTCAACCTGGATCTTCTAATGGCTATAAATATATTTTTACAGTAAATTTTAGTGGCCTTCTTGATCCTAAAATTTGGATTTATGCTTTTGGTCAAGCATTTTTCTCACTTTCTGTTGCTGGAAATGGTTCTGTAATTTATGGTTCATATTTAAGCAAAAGTGAAGATATTCCTAACTCTGCTAAAAATGTAGCATTTTTTGATACTTTAGCTGCTCTACTTGCAGCTTTGGTTATAATTCCTGCTATGGCCGTTGGTGGTGCAGAATTATCCTCTGGTGGTCCCGGTCTTATGTTCATTTATTTAATAAATATTATGAATAATATGGCTGGCGGAAGAATTATAGAAATCATCTTTTATCTATGTGTTTTATTTGCAGGAGTTAGTTCAATTATTAATCTATACGAAGCTCCAGTTGCATATCTACAAGAAAGATTTAAAGCTAAACGTATAACGGCAACAGCCATTATTCATATAATTGGTTGTATCGTAGCTATTTGTATTCAAGGAATTGTTTCTGAATGGATGGATGTTGTATCAATCTATATTTGTCCTCTTGGAGCTTTACTTGCAGCCGTTATGTTCTTCTGGGTTGCTGGAAAAGACTTTGCTGAAGAAAATGTTAATATGGGATCTAACAAAAAAATTGGTGCATGGTTTTTCCTATCTGGAAAATATGTATACTGTTTCTTAGCTATAGTTGCTCTAGTTGCTGGAGCTTTACTAGGGGGAATTGGATAA
- a CDS encoding oxaloacetate decarboxylase subunit alpha: MSKIKIMETCLRDGHQSLMATRLTTNEMLPIIEKLDNVGYHSLEMWGGATFDAAIRYLNEDPWERLREIKARVKNTKLQMLLRGQNLLGYRNYPDDIVERFIKKSIQNGIDIIRIFDALNDTRNLKTACEATKKYGGHAQLTISYTISPVHTVEYYKNLALEMQEMGADSIAIKDMSGILLPEFAYTLVKELKSILRVPLEIHTHATAGLASMTYLRAIEAGADIIDTAISPLSGGTSQPATESIVRSLEGTERETGFDLNLLKEIAEYFKPIRAKYLKEGTLNPQALMTEPSIVEYQLPGGMLSNLLAQLKLQKAEDKYEDVLKEIPRVRADLGYPPLVTPLSQMVGTQAVFNVLTGQRYKLIPNEIKNYVRGLYGKSPVPITEEMKKIIIGNEEVFLGRPADKLEPEYDTMVEESREFARTEEDVLTYALFPQVAKEFLMKKYEND; this comes from the coding sequence GTGAGTAAAATAAAAATAATGGAAACTTGTCTAAGAGATGGGCATCAATCACTAATGGCAACTCGTTTAACTACAAATGAAATGTTACCCATAATAGAAAAATTAGATAATGTAGGTTATCACTCATTAGAAATGTGGGGTGGAGCTACTTTTGATGCTGCTATAAGATATCTTAACGAAGATCCTTGGGAAAGATTAAGAGAAATTAAAGCTAGAGTAAAAAATACAAAGCTTCAAATGTTACTTAGAGGTCAAAATCTTTTAGGGTACCGTAATTATCCTGATGATATTGTTGAAAGATTTATAAAAAAATCTATACAAAATGGTATTGATATTATACGTATTTTCGATGCTCTAAATGATACTCGTAATCTAAAAACAGCTTGTGAAGCCACTAAGAAATACGGTGGACATGCACAACTTACAATAAGTTATACTATAAGTCCTGTTCACACTGTTGAATATTATAAAAATTTAGCTTTAGAAATGCAAGAAATGGGAGCTGATTCAATAGCAATCAAAGATATGTCTGGAATCTTGTTGCCAGAGTTTGCTTATACTCTAGTAAAAGAATTGAAATCAATCTTAAGAGTTCCTTTAGAAATACATACTCATGCTACGGCTGGACTTGCTAGTATGACATATTTAAGAGCTATTGAAGCAGGAGCTGATATAATCGATACAGCAATATCTCCTCTATCTGGTGGAACTTCTCAGCCAGCAACAGAAAGTATAGTAAGAAGTCTTGAAGGCACTGAAAGAGAAACTGGTTTTGATTTAAACTTACTTAAAGAAATAGCTGAATACTTTAAACCTATAAGAGCTAAATATTTAAAAGAAGGTACTTTAAATCCTCAAGCTCTTATGACAGAACCAAGTATAGTTGAATATCAATTACCTGGTGGAATGTTATCAAATCTTCTAGCTCAATTAAAATTACAAAAAGCTGAAGATAAATACGAAGATGTGTTAAAAGAAATCCCAAGAGTTAGAGCAGATTTAGGATATCCTCCTTTAGTTACTCCACTTAGCCAAATGGTTGGAACTCAAGCTGTATTTAATGTTTTAACTGGTCAAAGATATAAATTGATACCTAACGAAATTAAAAATTATGTAAGAGGTTTATATGGAAAAAGCCCTGTTCCTATAACTGAAGAAATGAAAAAAATTATTATAGGTAATGAAGAAGTATTTTTAGGAAGACCTGCAGATAAATTAGAACCAGAATACGATACTATGGTTGAAGAAAGTAGAGAGTTTGCAAGAACTGAAGAAGATGTATTAACTTATGCTTTATTCCCACAAGTTGCTAAAGAATTTTTAATGAAAAAATATGAAAATGACTAA
- a CDS encoding thiamine phosphate synthase codes for MEKIKLLIISNRKLCKNENLEKQLEKIFIDYEEKTKFKEFQIEGVILREKDLLEIDYLKLLKNVEKVVEKNNGRIIIHKNYDILKEKNKNVVGLHLSFETFLNLDENKIENLRQIYGKIGVSVHTLEEAKKSQDLGANYIIVGHIFNTDCKKGLKPKGLDFLKEIAKEIKIEVFAIGGIDFNNYSEVIKTGVTGVCMMSGLMKY; via the coding sequence ATGGAGAAAATAAAGTTATTAATTATTAGTAATAGGAAATTATGTAAAAATGAAAATCTTGAAAAACAACTAGAAAAAATATTTATTGATTATGAGGAAAAAACAAAATTTAAGGAATTTCAAATAGAAGGAGTAATTTTAAGAGAAAAAGATTTATTAGAAATAGATTATTTAAAATTATTAAAAAATGTAGAAAAAGTAGTCGAAAAAAATAATGGAAGGATAATAATTCATAAAAACTATGATATTTTAAAAGAAAAAAATAAAAATGTAGTTGGATTACATTTATCTTTTGAAACTTTTTTAAATTTAGATGAAAATAAAATAGAAAATTTAAGACAAATATATGGGAAAATTGGAGTGTCAGTACATACTTTAGAAGAAGCAAAAAAATCTCAAGATTTGGGAGCTAATTATATAATTGTAGGTCATATATTCAATACTGACTGTAAAAAAGGATTAAAACCTAAAGGGTTGGATTTTCTAAAAGAGATAGCTAAAGAAATAAAAATAGAAGTCTTTGCTATTGGAGGAATAGACTTTAACAATTATTCGGAGGTCATAAAAACTGGAGTTACAGGAGTTTGTATGATGTCGGGTTTAATGAAATATTAA
- the thiH gene encoding 2-iminoacetate synthase ThiH, with translation MDTYMKGMEIIESDILDKVISEMNNYKYTEITDEDIKEALRKESLNVKDFQALLSPKAINYLEEMAIKAKKMKEKYFGNSIYMFTPLYISNYCDNYCIYCGFNSHNKIKRAKLNLEQVEKELLEISKTGLQEILILTGESQRYSDINYIGEACKIAKKYFNNVGIEIYPVNSEDYKYLHSCGVDYVTIFQETYNSKKYSTLHLEGHKKVFSYRFYSQERALMGGMRGVGFAALLGLDDFRKDAFATAYHAYLLQRKYPRAEISISCPRLRPIINNQKINPKDVHEKELLQIVCAYRIFLPFANITISTRENENFRNNIVKIAATKISAGVNTGIGAHSDKCKEKGDEQFDIADKRSVVEIFEQLKNENLQPVMNDYIYTL, from the coding sequence ATGGATACATATATGAAAGGTATGGAAATTATAGAATCAGATATCTTAGATAAAGTGATTTCAGAAATGAATAATTATAAGTATACTGAAATTACGGATGAAGATATAAAAGAAGCATTGAGAAAAGAAAGTTTGAATGTGAAAGATTTTCAAGCATTACTTTCTCCTAAAGCTATTAATTATCTTGAAGAAATGGCAATAAAAGCAAAAAAAATGAAAGAAAAATATTTTGGAAATTCTATTTATATGTTTACTCCTTTATACATTTCTAATTATTGTGATAATTATTGTATTTATTGTGGTTTTAATTCTCATAATAAAATAAAAAGAGCTAAATTGAATTTAGAACAAGTTGAAAAAGAGCTACTAGAAATTTCAAAAACAGGACTACAAGAGATTTTAATACTTACCGGAGAAAGTCAAAGATACTCTGATATAAATTATATTGGTGAAGCTTGTAAAATAGCAAAAAAATATTTTAATAATGTAGGGATTGAAATTTATCCAGTAAATAGTGAAGATTATAAATATTTGCATTCTTGTGGAGTTGATTATGTAACAATATTTCAAGAAACATATAATTCAAAAAAATATAGTACTTTACATTTAGAGGGGCATAAAAAAGTTTTTTCATATAGATTTTATTCTCAAGAAAGAGCCTTAATGGGAGGAATGAGAGGTGTAGGTTTTGCAGCTTTATTGGGTCTAGATGATTTTAGAAAAGATGCTTTTGCAACAGCCTATCATGCTTATTTGCTACAAAGGAAATACCCTAGAGCAGAAATATCTATTTCTTGTCCTAGATTAAGACCTATAATTAACAATCAAAAAATTAATCCTAAAGATGTTCATGAAAAAGAACTACTTCAAATAGTATGTGCATACAGAATATTTTTACCTTTTGCAAATATTACCATATCAACAAGAGAAAATGAAAATTTTAGAAATAATATTGTTAAGATAGCTGCAACTAAAATTTCAGCTGGAGTTAATACCGGTATTGGAGCTCATTCAGATAAGTGTAAAGAAAAAGGAGACGAACAATTTGATATTGCAGACAAAAGAAGTGTTGTTGAGATTTTTGAACAATTAAAAAATGAGAATTTACAGCCAGTTATGAATGATTATATTTATACTTTGTAA
- a CDS encoding thiazole synthase, whose amino-acid sequence MEILKDSFKLGNKEFNSRFILGSGKYSNELIKSAIEFANTEIITLAMRRAIAGDKENILDYIPKNITLLPNTSGARNAEEAVRIARLARECTQSEFIKIEVIRDSKYLLPDNFETIKATEILAKDGFVVMPYMYPDLNVARDLRDAGAACIMPLASPIGSNRGMATKDFIQILLDEIDLPIIVDAGIGKPSQACEAMEMGVTAIMANTAIATSGDIPRMARAFSYAIQAGREAYLAKMGRVLEKGASASSPLTGFLNL is encoded by the coding sequence ATGGAAATATTAAAGGATAGTTTTAAATTAGGAAACAAAGAGTTTAATTCAAGATTCATATTAGGTTCTGGAAAATATTCAAATGAATTAATAAAAAGTGCAATAGAGTTTGCAAATACAGAAATAATTACACTAGCAATGAGAAGAGCAATTGCTGGAGATAAGGAAAATATTTTGGATTATATTCCCAAAAATATTACTTTACTTCCAAATACTTCTGGAGCAAGAAATGCTGAAGAAGCAGTTAGAATAGCTAGATTAGCTAGAGAATGTACACAAAGTGAATTTATAAAAATTGAAGTTATAAGAGATAGTAAATATTTATTACCAGATAATTTTGAAACAATAAAAGCAACAGAAATACTGGCAAAAGATGGTTTTGTTGTAATGCCTTATATGTATCCAGATTTAAATGTTGCTAGGGATTTAAGAGATGCGGGAGCTGCTTGTATTATGCCTTTAGCCTCTCCAATAGGTTCAAACAGAGGAATGGCAACTAAAGATTTTATTCAAATTTTATTAGATGAAATAGACTTACCGATAATTGTTGATGCAGGAATAGGAAAACCATCTCAAGCCTGTGAAGCAATGGAAATGGGAGTTACAGCAATTATGGCAAATACAGCTATTGCAACTTCTGGAGATATACCTAGAATGGCAAGAGCATTTTCATATGCAATTCAAGCTGGAAGAGAAGCATATCTTGCAAAAATGGGAAGGGTGTTGGAAAAAGGAGCCTCTGCATCTTCTCCACTTACAGGCTTTTTAAATTTATAG
- the thiF gene encoding sulfur carrier protein ThiS adenylyltransferase ThiF: MEGIIGKIKEEDLFIRNVKKTREKLKKAEICILGLGGLGSNVAMLLARAGVGKIKLVDFDKVEASNLNRQQYRLSHIGKEKTLALKEIIEEINPFIEIELENIKVNDKNLSSIIKNINIIVEAFDEAETKTMLINEILLNYKDKLVISASGMAGMGSSNEIITKKINDRFYLIGDNYSDYDEYSGIMSTRVMICAAHQANLVLRLILGEEKNGNIKG, from the coding sequence ATGGAAGGAATAATAGGAAAAATAAAAGAAGAAGATTTATTTATAAGAAATGTTAAAAAGACTAGAGAAAAATTAAAAAAAGCAGAAATTTGTATTTTAGGGCTTGGGGGTTTAGGCTCTAATGTTGCTATGTTACTAGCTAGAGCTGGAGTTGGAAAAATAAAATTAGTTGATTTTGATAAAGTTGAAGCTAGTAATTTAAACAGACAGCAATATAGGCTATCACATATAGGAAAAGAGAAAACTCTAGCTTTAAAAGAAATTATTGAAGAAATAAATCCTTTTATTGAAATAGAGCTTGAGAATATAAAGGTGAATGATAAAAATTTATCTTCAATAATTAAAAATATAAATATTATAGTTGAAGCTTTTGATGAAGCTGAGACAAAGACTATGCTAATAAATGAAATATTATTAAACTATAAAGATAAATTAGTTATATCAGCATCAGGAATGGCTGGAATGGGCTCATCAAATGAAATAATTACAAAAAAAATTAATGATAGATTTTATTTGATTGGAGATAACTATTCAGATTATGATGAATATTCTGGAATAATGTCAACAAGAGTAATGATTTGTGCTGCCCATCAAGCTAATTTGGTATTAAGGCTAATATTAGGAGAAGAAAAAAATGGAAATATTAAAGGATAG
- the thiS gene encoding sulfur carrier protein ThiS — MVTINGKIEKISAISLLDYLEKNKYRIDRIVVEYNGEIIKKDKFSKIMIQDKDSIEIVSLVGGG, encoded by the coding sequence ATGGTAACAATTAACGGAAAAATTGAAAAAATTAGTGCTATTTCTCTATTAGATTATTTAGAAAAGAATAAGTATAGAATAGATAGGATAGTTGTTGAATATAACGGAGAGATAATAAAAAAAGATAAATTTTCTAAAATAATGATTCAAGATAAAGATAGCATTGAAATTGTATCTTTAGTTGGAGGAGGATAG